The following coding sequences are from one Myxococcus stipitatus window:
- the lptE gene encoding LptE family protein has protein sequence MSLRFEPLSRRLRPAVLLVGCALGLSGCGYRLAPRGTGLPEGVMAVCAPIFANETAEPALETLFTRYLRQELTQVGRLGGGSIPCDARVEGTVVAVWSSPTLVERFFRVYATVRLRLTREGQQAQETVVSGTEDYLPGSGDILEAESNRQAALDRLAQVLMRDGFDRLASTW, from the coding sequence ATGTCGCTTCGCTTCGAGCCCCTGTCACGGCGTCTGCGTCCGGCCGTGTTGCTCGTGGGCTGCGCGCTCGGACTCTCCGGTTGTGGCTACAGGCTGGCCCCGCGCGGCACGGGGCTCCCCGAGGGCGTGATGGCCGTCTGCGCGCCCATCTTCGCCAACGAGACGGCGGAGCCCGCCCTGGAGACGCTCTTCACGCGCTACCTGCGACAGGAACTGACGCAGGTGGGGCGGCTGGGCGGCGGCAGCATCCCGTGTGATGCGCGCGTGGAGGGGACGGTGGTGGCCGTGTGGAGCTCGCCGACCCTCGTCGAGCGCTTCTTCCGCGTCTACGCCACCGTGAGGCTGCGGCTGACGCGCGAGGGCCAGCAGGCCCAGGAGACCGTCGTCTCCGGGACGGAGGACTACCTGCCCGGGAGCGGAGACATCCTGGAGGCGGAATCCAACAGGCAGGCCGCGCTGGATCGTCTGGCGCAGGTGCTCATGCGCGACGGGTTCGACAGGCTGGCCAGCACCTGGTGA
- a CDS encoding zinc ribbon domain-containing protein: MPAEVLVMCPACGRPQPAGGARCIACGAPLPDAPVPHESGPFLSVELGGGRSLVGEGGQLTYRVSPSAPAQVMELGRLRELALESRAFREALLLLAFIVPGVLAHTPAPRFLSFGMAVLGVVLAATCRVHALVLETSTGGRLRWSLGLARRGSARDEALLAAWGTLVSAVRARGVVVRDATGAVLASPEPPPGPASDDGPRA; encoded by the coding sequence GTGCCGGCAGAGGTCCTCGTCATGTGCCCCGCGTGCGGTCGGCCCCAGCCGGCTGGCGGCGCGCGGTGCATCGCCTGCGGGGCCCCCTTGCCGGACGCGCCCGTGCCCCACGAGTCGGGCCCCTTCCTCTCGGTGGAGCTGGGAGGGGGGCGCTCCCTGGTGGGCGAGGGCGGGCAGCTCACGTACCGCGTCTCTCCCTCCGCTCCCGCCCAGGTGATGGAGCTGGGGCGGCTCCGGGAGCTGGCGCTGGAGTCGCGCGCTTTCCGGGAGGCGTTGCTGCTCCTGGCCTTCATCGTGCCGGGCGTCCTGGCGCATACCCCGGCGCCGCGGTTCCTCTCGTTCGGCATGGCGGTGCTGGGCGTGGTGCTGGCGGCGACGTGCCGCGTGCACGCGCTGGTGCTGGAGACGTCGACGGGCGGTCGGCTGCGCTGGTCGCTGGGGCTGGCGCGGCGGGGCTCGGCGCGTGACGAGGCGCTGCTGGCCGCGTGGGGCACGCTGGTGTCGGCGGTGCGCGCGCGCGGCGTGGTGGTGCGGGACGCGACGGGGGCCGTGCTCGCGTCCCCGGAGCCGCCGCCAGGGCCCGCCTCGGACGACGGCCCTCGTGCTTGA
- the rpsT gene encoding 30S ribosomal protein S20 — MANTKSAEKRHRQSLKRRARNVTVRGEVKEAVKSAREAIAAKDTTKKTDALKSASKALNKAASKGVLHKRTASRRISRLAKAAAKSAQA, encoded by the coding sequence TTGGCCAACACCAAGTCCGCAGAGAAGCGTCACCGTCAGTCCCTGAAGCGCCGCGCCCGCAACGTCACCGTCCGTGGCGAGGTGAAGGAGGCGGTCAAGTCCGCGCGCGAGGCCATCGCCGCCAAGGACACCACCAAGAAGACGGACGCCCTCAAGTCGGCCTCCAAGGCGCTGAACAAGGCCGCCTCCAAGGGCGTGCTGCACAAGCGCACCGCGTCCCGCCGCATCTCCCGCCTGGCCAAGGCCGCCGCCAAGAGCGCGCAGGCCTGA